The Lacipirellula parvula genome window below encodes:
- the msrB gene encoding peptide-methionine (R)-S-oxide reductase MsrB encodes MSKLAFAFVAILGLGAMVTLATAQESQADKAAAKDAKEAKEAKEASEKEAAAAAAKAEAEDPESVDWTQIDWGKRLTRLQYRIMREADTERPFRNEFWDFFKPGEYRCAGCGLPLFEADAKFDSECGWPSFDKTIAKDTVTEHIDHKMQYPRTEIRCRRCEAHLGHVFNDGPTKTGLRYCLNSASMKFVSEKQLDKEIKTAKEKGAKPKASAPAETAESDKTGATVETGAEKP; translated from the coding sequence ATGTCCAAACTAGCATTCGCATTCGTAGCAATCCTAGGACTCGGCGCCATGGTCACGCTGGCCACCGCCCAAGAATCGCAGGCTGACAAAGCCGCCGCGAAGGACGCCAAGGAAGCCAAGGAAGCCAAGGAAGCCAGCGAAAAAGAAGCCGCGGCCGCCGCCGCGAAGGCCGAAGCCGAGGACCCCGAAAGCGTCGATTGGACCCAAATCGACTGGGGCAAACGGCTCACCCGCCTCCAGTATCGCATCATGCGCGAAGCCGACACCGAGCGCCCCTTCCGCAACGAATTCTGGGACTTCTTCAAACCAGGCGAATACCGCTGCGCCGGCTGCGGGCTCCCCCTCTTCGAAGCCGACGCCAAGTTCGATTCGGAGTGCGGCTGGCCCAGCTTCGACAAAACAATCGCGAAGGATACGGTCACCGAACACATCGACCACAAGATGCAGTACCCGCGCACCGAAATTCGCTGCCGCCGCTGCGAAGCCCACCTCGGCCACGTCTTCAACGACGGCCCGACGAAGACCGGCCTGCGCTACTGCCTCAACTCGGCGTCGATGAAATTCGTCTCCGAGAAGCAGCTCGACAAGGAGATCAAGACGGCGAAGGAGAAGGGCGCCAAGCCGAAAGCAAGCGCCCCCGCGGAAACCGCCGAGAGCGATAAGACCGGTGCGACCGTTGAAACCGGGGCCGAGAAGCCGTAA
- a CDS encoding glycosyltransferase family 10 domain-containing protein: MKPRIRLDYADFWGIFRPQNNYFTHLLSPHYEIEIAEQPDFLIYSGFGNTFRRRTGTRIFYTGENCRPNFRECDFAFTFDFVDRAEHYRLPLYAWYGDPGMLVKGEVAAERILAQKTSFCNFIYSNPKCKTRNKFFELLSKYKRVDSGGKLMNNIGGRVANKREFMSRYKFTIAFENDSYPGYTTEKIVHPMMAESLPIYWGNPLVHLDFNPRSFVNYFDYGSLEALVDRVIEIDRDDALYCEYLRQPWYHGNEVNEFVRRENVLDAFERILSVSGPVRNRHIFRILDWRAALPSAKRRKAA; this comes from the coding sequence ATGAAGCCGCGCATACGACTCGACTACGCTGATTTTTGGGGCATCTTCCGCCCCCAGAACAACTACTTCACGCACCTGCTCTCGCCGCACTACGAGATTGAGATCGCAGAGCAGCCCGACTTCCTGATCTATTCAGGGTTTGGGAACACGTTCCGGCGACGGACCGGAACGCGCATCTTCTACACTGGCGAGAACTGCCGGCCGAACTTTCGCGAATGCGACTTCGCGTTCACGTTCGACTTCGTCGATCGCGCGGAGCACTATCGGCTGCCGCTGTACGCCTGGTACGGCGATCCCGGCATGCTCGTGAAGGGCGAGGTCGCCGCCGAGCGGATCCTCGCGCAGAAGACGTCGTTTTGCAACTTCATCTACTCGAACCCGAAGTGCAAGACGCGGAACAAGTTCTTCGAGCTGCTCTCGAAATACAAGCGGGTCGATTCGGGCGGCAAGTTGATGAACAACATCGGCGGCCGCGTGGCGAACAAGCGCGAGTTCATGAGCCGCTACAAGTTCACCATCGCGTTCGAGAACGATTCGTACCCGGGGTACACGACCGAGAAGATCGTGCACCCGATGATGGCGGAGAGCCTGCCGATCTACTGGGGCAATCCGCTAGTGCACCTCGATTTCAATCCGCGTAGCTTCGTGAACTACTTTGACTACGGCAGCCTCGAAGCGCTCGTCGATCGCGTCATCGAAATCGATCGCGACGATGCGCTCTACTGCGAGTACCTGCGGCAGCCGTGGTACCACGGCAACGAGGTGAACGAGTTCGTGCGGCGCGAGAACGTGCTTGATGCGTTCGAGCGGATTCTTTCGGTGAGCGGGCCGGTGCGGAATCGGCACATCTTTCGGATTCTCGACTGGCGGGCGGCGCTGCCGTCGGCGAAGCGGCGCAAGGCGGCGTGA
- a CDS encoding DUF4394 domain-containing protein codes for MRHTVLVLALALGIAQTAVAEPIVALTATNQLITFNSTSPGTLGSTVALTGLIAGDSLVGIDVRPANNTLYGFAVSAAGASPPTGRVYSINVGTGVATLAATLAADPADVTPPTPYSSISGTYFGVDFNPVADRLRVISDTGQNLRINVATGLTQLDGAIAYAASDANAGTPAQIYASAYTNSVAGAATTTLYNLDGALSTLVTQSPPNDGTLNTVALTSLAVSPDSAFDISGQSGTAFVVLDGGTLGSLSLATGVVTDLGTIGTVGAIADIAVLAVPEPTAIALIAVGCCGILAQRGRRRVSR; via the coding sequence ATGCGTCATACGGTACTAGTACTCGCACTCGCGCTTGGCATTGCGCAAACCGCGGTCGCCGAGCCAATCGTCGCCCTCACGGCGACGAACCAGCTAATCACCTTCAATAGCACGTCGCCGGGGACGCTCGGCTCCACGGTCGCGCTCACGGGACTGATCGCCGGCGACTCGCTCGTCGGCATCGACGTCCGGCCGGCAAACAACACGCTCTACGGCTTCGCCGTGAGCGCCGCCGGCGCCAGCCCGCCAACCGGTCGCGTCTATTCGATCAATGTCGGCACGGGCGTGGCTACGTTGGCCGCAACGCTCGCCGCCGATCCGGCTGACGTGACGCCGCCCACGCCATATAGCTCAATTAGCGGGACGTACTTCGGGGTTGATTTCAATCCCGTCGCCGATCGCCTGCGCGTCATTAGCGATACGGGGCAGAACCTGCGAATCAACGTCGCCACCGGCCTGACGCAACTCGACGGCGCGATCGCGTACGCCGCGAGCGACGCCAACGCCGGCACGCCCGCGCAGATTTACGCCTCGGCCTACACGAACAGCGTCGCCGGCGCCGCGACCACGACGCTCTACAACCTCGACGGCGCCCTCAGCACGCTAGTCACCCAGTCTCCGCCAAACGACGGTACGCTGAATACTGTCGCGCTGACGAGCCTCGCCGTGTCGCCCGACTCGGCGTTCGACATCTCCGGCCAAAGCGGCACGGCGTTCGTCGTGCTCGACGGCGGAACGCTCGGCTCGCTCAGCCTCGCCACAGGCGTCGTTACGGATCTCGGAACCATCGGCACCGTTGGAGCGATTGCCGATATCGCCGTACTCGCGGTTCCGGAGCCGACCGCGATAGCGCTGATTGCGGTAGGTTGCTGCGGCATTTTAGCGCAACGCGGCCGACGCCGCGTCTCCCGCTGA
- a CDS encoding serine hydrolase domain-containing protein, giving the protein MICRLTSPLVAAATLTMLLALSMSIATAQIIEASPELIKKVEAALPDSPGASVLAIDDGKVIFRHSYGLADVENNVPCTPTTNFRMASVSKQFTATAILMLVDRELISLDDPLTKFFPGFPEYGEEITVRHLLTHTSGIPDYEGLVPKGTTLQLKDLDVLQLLMQTDIPLFEPGAKWQYSNSGYVLLGLIVERASKTPFEIFMKDDVFSPLKMTNSNVFQHGLNVVPERAYGHTKQDGKWVRADQSVTSATRGDGCVYTSVDEYAKWLRGHAERRLLSGKSHDAMFSPQVKTSRGDSSYSYGWFLDEYRGEERIHHNGDSRGFRLCSQVYPDRMAAVILQFNCDLQEPTIPIGERISDILIFDREAK; this is encoded by the coding sequence ATGATCTGCCGACTCACTTCCCCGCTGGTCGCCGCCGCGACCCTCACGATGCTCCTCGCCCTTTCTATGTCAATCGCGACTGCTCAGATCATCGAAGCCTCCCCCGAACTCATTAAGAAGGTCGAAGCCGCCCTCCCCGACTCCCCCGGCGCCTCGGTGCTGGCGATCGACGACGGCAAAGTGATCTTCCGCCACAGCTACGGACTCGCCGACGTCGAGAACAACGTTCCTTGCACGCCAACCACCAACTTCCGCATGGCGAGCGTCTCCAAACAATTCACCGCCACGGCGATTTTAATGCTCGTCGATCGCGAGCTCATCTCGCTCGACGATCCGCTCACAAAGTTCTTCCCTGGCTTCCCGGAGTACGGCGAAGAAATCACGGTGCGGCACCTCCTCACGCACACTTCCGGCATTCCCGACTACGAAGGTCTCGTGCCGAAGGGAACCACGCTGCAACTCAAAGACCTCGACGTGTTGCAGTTGCTAATGCAAACCGACATCCCGCTGTTCGAACCCGGGGCGAAGTGGCAATACTCCAACTCGGGCTACGTCCTGCTGGGCCTGATCGTCGAACGCGCTTCGAAGACGCCTTTCGAAATTTTCATGAAAGACGACGTCTTCTCGCCGCTGAAGATGACCAACTCCAACGTCTTCCAGCACGGCCTCAACGTCGTGCCGGAGCGCGCGTACGGCCATACGAAGCAAGACGGCAAGTGGGTCCGCGCCGACCAAAGCGTCACCAGCGCCACCCGCGGCGACGGCTGCGTCTACACCTCGGTCGACGAATATGCCAAGTGGCTTCGCGGCCACGCCGAGCGGCGCCTCCTCAGCGGCAAGTCGCACGATGCCATGTTCTCGCCCCAGGTGAAAACCTCCCGCGGCGACAGCAGCTACAGCTACGGCTGGTTCCTCGACGAGTACCGCGGCGAGGAACGCATTCATCACAACGGCGATTCCCGCGGCTTCCGCCTCTGCTCGCAGGTTTACCCCGATCGCATGGCGGCGGTCATTCTGCAGTTCAATTGCGATCTCCAGGAGCCGACGATTCCCATCGGCGAGCGGATCTCCGACATCCTGATTTTCGATCGCGAAGCGAAGTGA
- a CDS encoding NAD(P)H-hydrate dehydratase → MNDVTSEPLPILPPRERDAHKGDFGRLIIVGGSRGMAGAPAMAGLAALRSGAGLLSIATPVSTQPLVAGFSPCFMTIPLVEDDYGLLDYANVVDMLAAREHFDVWALGPGLGQSEGVTELVAQLYRDVPRPMVVDADALNAMSHALQRNPQALAKPAGPRVLTPHPGEFARLTGVAPGGSLAERAQAVGELCRRDPSGQTVVILKGHQSLVGDGNRYAVNGTGNPGMATGGSGDCLTGVIAGLLGQKLSAWDAARLGMHLHGLAGDLAAKELGEVSLIASDLVGYLPAAFQAR, encoded by the coding sequence ATGAACGACGTCACGAGCGAGCCGTTGCCGATTTTGCCGCCGCGGGAGCGGGATGCTCACAAGGGCGATTTTGGTCGGCTGATCATTGTCGGCGGGTCGCGCGGGATGGCGGGGGCACCGGCGATGGCGGGGCTCGCGGCGCTGCGAAGCGGCGCGGGTCTCCTCTCGATCGCGACGCCCGTGTCGACGCAACCGCTGGTGGCGGGGTTTAGTCCTTGCTTCATGACGATCCCGCTGGTGGAAGACGACTACGGGCTGCTCGACTATGCGAACGTCGTCGACATGCTGGCGGCCCGCGAGCATTTTGACGTGTGGGCGTTGGGCCCCGGGCTCGGGCAGAGCGAAGGGGTGACGGAGCTCGTCGCGCAGCTTTATCGCGACGTGCCGCGGCCGATGGTGGTCGACGCCGATGCGCTCAATGCGATGTCGCACGCACTGCAGCGGAATCCGCAGGCGCTGGCGAAGCCGGCGGGGCCGCGGGTGTTGACGCCGCATCCTGGCGAGTTCGCGCGGCTGACCGGCGTGGCGCCGGGGGGCTCACTTGCCGAGCGGGCGCAGGCAGTCGGCGAGTTGTGTCGCCGTGATCCGAGCGGGCAGACGGTCGTGATTCTGAAGGGCCACCAGTCGCTGGTGGGCGATGGTAATCGCTACGCGGTCAACGGAACGGGCAATCCCGGCATGGCGACCGGCGGTTCGGGCGATTGCCTCACGGGCGTGATTGCGGGGCTGCTCGGCCAGAAGTTGAGCGCGTGGGATGCGGCGCGGTTGGGGATGCACCTGCACGGGTTGGCGGGGGATTTGGCGGCGAAGGAGTTGGGGGAGGTTTCTCTCATAGCGAGTGATTTGGTGGGGTACCTGCCAGCGGCGTTTCAGGCTCGTTGA
- the larB gene encoding nickel pincer cofactor biosynthesis protein LarB — protein MSSEQLRQLARQLLAGECDLEQFVSLAAIEAQASAAAEAATVDVDRAARCGFPEVIYGEGKSAAVIAAIARQLLEREQSVLATRVDAAKAAELQLAFAGLRYNETARTVRIDSPMAKPAGSRGSVAVISAGTTDLPVAEEARETLDWMGVETRLIQDVGVAGPHRLPARLAEFVSCDAIVVVAGMEGALPSVVGGHVACPIFAVPTSVGYGANFGGVAALLSMLNSCAANVAVVNIDAGFKAGYLAGIVATRATKS, from the coding sequence ATGTCCTCTGAACAGCTTCGCCAACTTGCTCGCCAGCTGCTTGCCGGCGAATGTGATCTGGAACAGTTCGTGTCGCTTGCGGCCATCGAAGCGCAGGCGTCGGCTGCTGCCGAGGCGGCGACCGTCGACGTCGATCGGGCGGCGCGGTGCGGGTTTCCCGAAGTGATTTATGGCGAGGGGAAGTCGGCTGCAGTGATTGCGGCGATTGCTCGGCAGTTGCTGGAGCGCGAGCAGTCGGTGCTGGCGACGCGGGTCGATGCGGCGAAGGCGGCCGAGTTGCAATTGGCGTTCGCCGGGCTGCGATACAACGAGACGGCTCGCACGGTGCGCATCGATTCGCCGATGGCTAAGCCTGCGGGCTCGCGCGGGAGCGTGGCGGTGATTTCGGCCGGGACGACTGATCTGCCGGTGGCAGAGGAAGCGCGCGAGACGCTCGACTGGATGGGGGTCGAGACGCGGTTGATTCAAGACGTGGGCGTGGCCGGGCCGCATCGGTTGCCGGCGCGGCTGGCGGAGTTTGTCAGCTGCGATGCGATCGTCGTCGTCGCCGGGATGGAGGGGGCGCTGCCGAGCGTCGTCGGCGGGCATGTGGCTTGTCCAATTTTCGCCGTGCCGACGAGCGTGGGGTATGGCGCCAACTTCGGCGGCGTCGCGGCGCTGCTGTCGATGCTCAATAGCTGCGCGGCAAACGTCGCGGTGGTGAACATTGATGCGGGGTTCAAGGCCGGGTACCTGGCCGGGATTGTGGCGACGCGGGCTACTAAATCATGA
- the msrA gene encoding peptide-methionine (S)-S-oxide reductase MsrA, producing the protein MTGAFAPAAANAEPVDKPAKASPASADKKEKKLEVATFGNGCFWCTEAVFEELKGVESAVSGYSGGRVPNPTYEQVCTGATGHAEVIQVTYDPEAISFPELLEVFWMTHDPTTLNQQGPDHGTQYRSAVFYHNDEQRKEAEYYKQRLDESGAFNAPIVTEITEFKKFYPAEDYHQQYFEANPRQPYCRAVVKPKVIKFRKAFKDKLKVNDKSHDEEE; encoded by the coding sequence TTGACCGGAGCGTTCGCCCCTGCGGCGGCTAACGCCGAACCCGTCGACAAGCCGGCAAAGGCCAGCCCCGCGTCGGCAGACAAAAAGGAGAAGAAGTTGGAAGTCGCCACCTTCGGCAACGGATGTTTCTGGTGCACCGAGGCCGTCTTCGAGGAACTCAAGGGAGTCGAGTCGGCCGTCAGCGGTTACAGCGGCGGTCGCGTTCCCAACCCCACCTACGAGCAAGTCTGCACCGGCGCCACCGGCCACGCGGAAGTCATTCAAGTCACCTACGATCCCGAGGCGATCAGTTTCCCGGAATTGCTCGAAGTCTTCTGGATGACGCACGATCCGACGACGCTCAACCAGCAAGGTCCGGACCACGGCACGCAGTATCGCTCGGCAGTTTTCTACCACAACGACGAGCAACGCAAAGAGGCGGAGTACTACAAGCAACGGCTCGACGAGTCGGGCGCATTCAACGCCCCGATCGTCACCGAGATCACCGAGTTCAAGAAGTTCTACCCGGCGGAAGATTACCACCAGCAATACTTCGAAGCGAACCCGCGGCAACCCTACTGCCGCGCGGTCGTGAAGCCGAAGGTGATCAAGTTCCGCAAAGCGTTCAAAGACAAGTTGAAGGTCAACGACAAGTCGCACGACGAAGAGGAATAA
- a CDS encoding ferritin-like domain-containing protein — MSASRENCLEVLAAAADSDKLAAVERRRFLRTGGIAAGAALVGLVARDADAQSATPPAGPRQQMALVRRHENDHVAFLLNGLGAAARPKPTFQNLQQPNLNAFLTVATALENTGVGAYLGAAPAILDASYLGAAASIALVEARHAGFFNSFRSKPMTLNAFGMELSFDAAFTPAQVGGAAGSFIASLNGGPPLDYSSTRSASNDVAILNFALALEYLEADFYNINVPLFYGV, encoded by the coding sequence ATGTCGGCTTCTCGTGAAAATTGCCTCGAAGTCCTCGCCGCTGCGGCGGATAGCGACAAACTGGCGGCCGTCGAACGCCGCCGCTTCCTCCGCACTGGCGGCATCGCGGCCGGCGCCGCGCTCGTCGGATTAGTCGCCCGAGACGCCGACGCCCAGAGTGCGACGCCTCCCGCCGGTCCTCGTCAGCAGATGGCGCTCGTACGCCGCCACGAAAACGACCATGTCGCGTTCTTGCTGAATGGACTCGGCGCCGCCGCCCGTCCGAAGCCGACGTTCCAGAACCTGCAGCAGCCGAACCTCAACGCCTTCCTCACCGTCGCCACAGCCCTCGAAAACACAGGCGTCGGCGCGTACCTCGGCGCTGCTCCGGCGATTCTCGATGCCAGCTACTTAGGCGCTGCTGCTTCCATTGCGCTCGTCGAAGCGCGTCACGCCGGGTTCTTCAACAGCTTCCGTTCGAAGCCGATGACGCTGAATGCCTTTGGCATGGAACTCTCGTTCGACGCCGCCTTTACGCCAGCGCAAGTCGGCGGCGCCGCCGGATCGTTCATCGCGAGCCTCAATGGCGGCCCGCCGCTCGACTACAGCTCAACCCGCTCGGCGTCGAACGACGTCGCGATCCTCAACTTCGCCCTGGCCCTCGAGTACCTCGAGGCCGATTTCTACAACATCAACGTCCCGCTGTTCTACGGCGTATAG
- a CDS encoding ExeA family protein, whose product MYLDYWQLDAKPFEPGCDSQTFYRGAAFQSAINKLRYAIENGRAAGLVAGAAGVGKTLLVETLRQQLSEQFQPFVRVVFPQMTERDLLVYLAEQFGAPPADPPRYTIEESLRRLEYILADNVARKRHAVVVIDEAHLLEDSGLLEPLRLLLNLGPIGAPPFTLLFVGQPTLGPMIQRHGALDERMDIKVLLPAMSASETADYVTHRLEAAGATREIFAADALKTVHQLTGGVPRRINRLCDLALLVGFANGQHTIDAESLHAIHGELVTVPMAA is encoded by the coding sequence ATGTACCTCGATTACTGGCAACTCGACGCGAAGCCGTTTGAACCTGGCTGCGATTCGCAAACGTTTTATCGCGGAGCCGCGTTCCAGTCGGCGATCAACAAGCTCCGTTACGCGATCGAAAATGGACGCGCGGCGGGCCTGGTCGCCGGCGCTGCCGGCGTCGGCAAGACGTTACTCGTTGAAACATTGCGGCAACAGCTGAGCGAACAGTTCCAGCCGTTCGTGCGGGTCGTGTTTCCGCAGATGACGGAGCGTGACCTCTTGGTGTATCTCGCGGAGCAGTTCGGCGCGCCGCCGGCCGATCCGCCGCGGTACACGATCGAGGAAAGCCTGCGGCGATTGGAATACATTCTCGCCGACAACGTGGCGCGGAAGCGGCATGCGGTCGTCGTGATCGACGAAGCGCACCTGCTGGAAGACAGCGGCCTGCTCGAGCCGTTGCGGTTGCTCCTGAATCTTGGACCGATTGGCGCTCCTCCGTTCACGTTGTTGTTCGTCGGGCAGCCGACGCTCGGGCCGATGATTCAGCGGCACGGCGCGCTCGACGAGCGGATGGATATCAAGGTGTTGCTGCCGGCGATGTCGGCGAGCGAAACCGCCGATTATGTGACGCATCGCCTCGAAGCGGCCGGCGCCACCCGCGAAATCTTCGCGGCCGATGCGCTGAAGACGGTGCATCAGCTCACCGGCGGCGTGCCGCGGCGGATCAACCGGCTGTGCGATTTGGCGCTGCTTGTCGGGTTCGCCAACGGGCAGCACACGATCGATGCGGAGTCGCTGCATGCGATTCATGGCGAGTTGGTGACGGTGCCGATGGCGGCTTGA
- a CDS encoding Ppx/GppA phosphatase family protein, which translates to MSEQQTYLAPDVVPRLAAIDIGSNSIRLVVAEAQAGGRYRILDEERETTRLGRSLAAHGDLDAKSIEDSLTALRRFKSIVTGFGVESFRSIATCAVREATNGAEFCRRMQEELGLEIEIIDADMEAHLAFESVRRRFDLAGKNTVLADIGGGSTEIVLANGELVEAVYATQLGAVRLAEKYGGELTTDEQFLPLKRWIDRELRQTTEKPAAPLHLLIGSGGTFTSLASMLMASRGLSRLPAAGYRASRADVCHLIDRLRKMKPEERKATPGLNADRTDIIIPGLAVIDALMRRFRVNTLQVHAYGVRDGLLLTMIDQMQGTSAASAPSHDEQIDRFAEACGVNMIHSRHVAKLAGEIFAGLAQLYELPPGDRRLLEVAARLQDVGYLINYEGHHKHSYHLILHSRLEGFRPEELEIIANVARYHRGSPPKKKHENFSELTEPDRLRVRQLAAILRVAGGLDRSHNQTIREVKVDGAPGQVVLTVSANEYPEVDVWACRRRAELFEEIFTAKLTVQWAGQSITAEITAPPAAANGAGTTARKKAPASSANKSE; encoded by the coding sequence ATGAGTGAGCAACAAACGTATCTGGCCCCCGACGTCGTCCCGCGCCTCGCGGCGATCGACATCGGGAGCAACAGCATCCGCCTCGTCGTCGCCGAGGCCCAAGCCGGCGGCCGCTATCGCATTCTCGACGAAGAACGCGAAACCACCCGCCTCGGCCGTTCGCTCGCCGCCCACGGCGATCTCGACGCCAAATCGATCGAAGATTCACTGACAGCGCTCCGCCGCTTCAAGTCGATCGTCACCGGCTTTGGCGTCGAAAGTTTCCGCTCGATCGCCACTTGCGCCGTCCGCGAAGCGACCAACGGCGCCGAATTCTGCCGCCGCATGCAGGAAGAACTCGGCCTCGAAATCGAAATCATCGACGCCGACATGGAGGCCCACCTCGCCTTCGAGAGCGTCCGTCGTCGCTTCGATCTCGCCGGCAAAAACACCGTCCTCGCCGACATCGGCGGCGGCAGCACCGAAATCGTCCTCGCCAACGGCGAACTCGTCGAAGCGGTCTACGCCACCCAGCTCGGCGCCGTGCGCCTCGCCGAAAAGTATGGCGGCGAACTCACGACTGACGAACAGTTCCTGCCGCTCAAACGCTGGATCGATCGCGAGCTTCGCCAGACGACCGAAAAGCCCGCCGCCCCGCTTCACTTGCTGATCGGTTCCGGCGGCACCTTCACCAGCCTCGCCAGCATGCTGATGGCCAGCCGCGGCCTCTCGCGACTGCCGGCCGCCGGCTATCGCGCCTCGCGGGCCGACGTCTGCCACCTCATCGACCGCCTCCGCAAGATGAAGCCGGAGGAACGCAAAGCTACCCCCGGTCTCAACGCCGATCGCACCGACATCATCATCCCCGGCCTCGCGGTGATCGACGCCCTGATGCGCCGCTTCCGCGTCAACACGCTGCAAGTCCACGCCTACGGCGTCCGCGACGGCCTGCTGCTGACGATGATCGATCAGATGCAAGGCACCAGCGCCGCCTCGGCGCCGAGCCACGACGAACAAATCGATCGGTTCGCCGAAGCGTGCGGCGTGAACATGATTCACTCGCGGCACGTCGCAAAGCTCGCCGGCGAAATCTTCGCCGGGCTCGCGCAACTCTACGAACTCCCGCCCGGCGATCGCCGACTGCTCGAAGTCGCCGCCCGCCTGCAAGACGTCGGCTACCTGATCAACTACGAAGGCCACCACAAGCATTCGTACCATCTCATCCTCCACAGCCGCCTCGAAGGCTTCCGGCCGGAAGAATTGGAGATCATCGCTAACGTCGCCCGCTACCACCGCGGCTCGCCGCCGAAGAAGAAGCACGAAAACTTCAGTGAGCTGACTGAGCCCGATCGCCTCCGCGTCCGTCAGCTCGCCGCGATCCTCCGCGTCGCCGGCGGCCTCGACCGCAGCCACAACCAAACGATCCGCGAAGTGAAAGTCGACGGCGCCCCCGGCCAAGTTGTCCTCACGGTCAGCGCCAACGAATACCCCGAAGTCGACGTCTGGGCCTGCCGTCGTCGCGCGGAGCTATTCGAAGAAATCTTCACCGCAAAGCTAACGGTGCAGTGGGCCGGCCAATCAATTACCGCCGAAATCACCGCGCCGCCGGCCGCAGCGAATGGAGCGGGGACAACCGCTCGCAAGAAAGCGCCCGCGAGCAGCGCGAACAAGTCGGAATGA
- a CDS encoding tyrosine-protein kinase family protein codes for MSAIDQAFIRAYEIDEPAIAAPSRAPAPAAPLPRVPEAPNNYAAVSIVEAAVAQPQRVTASPVAPRAPYQAPPAQSQPQPVFASVPVPTFAAPSVAEAVAAAPVAAPQPSETNRQRRPLSTFAQSTPTVEGRFKPALEVDSFRWPVVDEQLMFRCRPHLQPALAAILAADDDGRSLIGIGSQGAGAGGTTLVCCLARLLIETGKTVAVVDANFLKPGLASHLGLAAAVGWEDVLAGNVSLAEGVVHSLSDRLSLLPLATGGVGAASRLESIHASVTAGVLRYHYDIVLFDLGVVSERLQGPIARRVIQQCRLDGALVASGRGAAQPQQLLQSAPELATICLGVVENQLRAA; via the coding sequence ATGAGCGCCATCGACCAGGCGTTTATTCGCGCCTACGAAATCGACGAACCGGCCATCGCCGCTCCCAGCCGCGCGCCTGCGCCAGCTGCGCCGTTGCCGCGTGTTCCGGAAGCACCGAACAACTACGCCGCCGTCAGCATCGTCGAAGCAGCCGTTGCGCAGCCGCAACGTGTCACTGCGAGTCCTGTTGCTCCGCGTGCACCGTACCAAGCCCCACCTGCTCAATCGCAGCCGCAGCCAGTTTTTGCATCGGTTCCAGTTCCGACATTCGCCGCTCCGTCGGTTGCTGAAGCAGTTGCAGCGGCTCCAGTCGCTGCGCCGCAGCCAAGCGAAACCAACCGCCAGCGTCGGCCGTTGTCGACGTTTGCTCAGTCGACGCCGACCGTTGAAGGCCGCTTCAAGCCGGCGCTTGAGGTTGACTCGTTCCGCTGGCCGGTGGTCGACGAGCAGTTGATGTTTCGTTGTCGACCGCATCTGCAGCCGGCGTTGGCGGCGATACTTGCCGCCGATGACGACGGCCGCAGCCTGATCGGCATCGGCTCGCAAGGAGCAGGCGCTGGCGGCACAACGCTTGTTTGCTGTTTGGCTCGCTTGCTCATCGAGACGGGCAAAACGGTGGCGGTCGTCGACGCGAACTTTCTGAAGCCGGGTCTCGCGAGCCACTTGGGACTTGCCGCGGCCGTCGGCTGGGAAGACGTGCTCGCCGGCAACGTGTCGCTGGCCGAGGGCGTCGTCCACTCATTGAGCGATCGGCTGTCGCTGTTGCCGCTCGCGACCGGCGGCGTCGGCGCGGCGAGCCGGCTTGAATCGATTCATGCTTCCGTTACCGCGGGCGTGTTGCGTTATCATTACGACATTGTCCTGTTCGACCTGGGCGTCGTGAGCGAGCGGCTGCAAGGGCCGATTGCTCGTCGCGTCATTCAGCAGTGCCGGCTCGACGGGGCGCTGGTCGCCTCGGGACGCGGCGCCGCTCAGCCCCAGCAGCTACTTCAGTCCGCGCCTGAACTGGCGACGATTTGCCTCGGCGTCGTCGAGAATCAACTCCGCGCCGCCTAA